The window GGAGCGTCGGAAATCAGTCCTAAATGCAATTAAGGATCAGGACCTCCGCGATTACATCAGGTTTACCAAGATCATACAGGCATACTACATCGATTCACAACGGGTGCTGGATAATATCAAAGACCTGGACAAGATCGCCTCATGAGAACAGATCTTATAGTCAGACGATGGATCGCACGAAATCCTGATAGCTTCATTCCTGTCAGAAAGGATCTGAATTCTATAAGAGCCGGAGTCACTGTTGAACAATATATACGTCAGGCCCTGTTTATTGGGCTGATGACAGGTCTCATTGCAGGCCTTATAGGTTTTTTCCTGTCATCATTTCTTTTTATCTCTAATTTCGGGCTGAAACCAGAATTATACAATGTTCTGAATCTGGACATTAATACTAGTAATCCTAACGTTACAATCATACTGGCTGTCCAGCTCATTATTGCAGTGGCAGTCTTTTTTATTGGTGGCGTGATCGGGTACAAAGCCGTTCTTGCTTATCCATCACTTGAGAAGATGACAAGGACGACCAAGATCAATATCGGCCTTCATAATGCTGTTGCTTATATGTATGCAATGCGTCGAGGAGGGGCCGAACTTCTTGAAATCCTTAAATCACTATCAGAAATGTCTGCAGTTTACGGAGAGGTGTCATACGAGTTCAGGCAGGTTGTTCGTGATGCAGATTTCTTCGGATATGATGTCGTAAGTGCATTACGACATTTAAGTGAGACAACACCATCCCAAAAGATGCGTGATTTCCTTCAGGATATGCTTTCGACAGTGGAGAGTGGGGGTGATCTCTCTCAGTTTCTTCAGGACCGGGTTCACATACTTCAGGAGGAAGCCAAATTTGAGCAAAAAGAGTTCCTTCAATTCCTGGGCCTGGTTGGAGAGATATATGTTACCGTGTTTATTGCAGGTCCACTCTTTCTCATAACGATAATGGTCGTGATGGGTATGATGGGCTCTTCAGCTGTCTTTGAACTCTCACTAATTGGTTATATCGTTCTTCCGATAGGATCTCTGATCTTTATCCTGATGATTGATACAATCTCGATCAAGGATGAAAATGCCATTAAATATGTCAAGGCAAAATGGCTGAACCAGTATACTGACGTGAGGGTCAGACAGATGACAGGCGAAGAGCGACTCTTTGCGACAATCGCCAGGTTTGACCAGTTTAGATACATCAAAAAATGGCTTGCTCATCCTCTTAATGGATTTATTGAAAAACCTGAGTATTCATTTATTTTTACTATCCCATTGGCACTATTATTCCTGATATGGGTATTCTTACACGTTCCGGCCGGGACACTTGATGATATGATCATGGCTGTGGATGATATGTGCATGATAGCCCTGCTTATTATATTGATTCCGTATGCAGTCTTCTATACTATATGGAATAATAAAATCCGGGGAATAGAGTCACTTATCCCAGATTTTCTCGACAGGATGGCTGGAATCAATGAAGTGGGTCTTACCCTTACCCAGTCAATCACCATCATGGCCAGGGCAAATCTGGGAATCCTTGCATATGAGATTCAGCATATCCAGCGTGATATACTCTGGGGAGCAAACTTCAGTGATGCATTAATTAGGTTTGAACTCAGGGTGAGAACAGCACTCATTGCAAGGACTGTCACGCTTATCACTAAAGCATCTACGATGAGTAGTTCTATCGCTGACCTGCTCAGGATTGCTGCCTCTGATGCACGGATGAGCGAGATCTTAAAGCGTGATCGGCTATCTGAGATGTTTATCTATACCGCTATTGTATACCTCTCATTTTTCGTTTTTATTTTTGTGATTGGAGTCATCACCACCCAATTTCTAACAGTTTTAGCAAATCAGAGTACAGAAGGGCTTTCAATGGCAGGACCACTGGCCAATGTAGGAACCCTCTCACTTACTACTATTGACAGGCTTTTGTATCACACATGTCTGGTGCAGGGATTTTTTTCAGGTCTTATTGCAGGAATGATGGGAGAATCATCGATCAAGGCAGGAGTTAAGCACAGTTGTATTCTGATAATAGCGGCACTTCTCGCATTCAACTTTGCCTTTTAAGCACAGAATACTAAAACAAAGGCCTGATCAAATAATGGTGGAACGCAATACCGTTTCACCAGGTTGCCCTGCTAACCGGATCTTTGAGCGGTACTGATTTTTCGCTTCCCATATAAGTTCCCTGAAATGTACTTTAGGTGTTTCAAGAAGTCGCATGAGGGGAAGAGTCGCACGGTTGTCATTGATCTCATAGAGCACTACAGCTATCCAAACCCGCCTTTGTATCGAACCAGTATGAAGCAGGGGTATCAGGTTGTCAACAATTTCCGGCCCCATAGTTGCTAATTTTACTGCCGCGTCTGCTGCCCTGGCAGGATCCTCAAGTTCTGATGCAAGGATCTGGACCTCCTTTCTTTTTGTATCAGAAAAATCAGGAGTTGATTCTATAACACGAGGAACTGTAGTTTTTGTCTGTATTACAGGAATTTGAGAAGCCGAAGGATTAGGAAGAGGAACAGAAGGCTGATCTATTTGAGAAACCTGCTGAATCAATCTTGTATTCTCAGCATCCAGACGAAGTATATTTTCTGAAAGGGTTGCGTTATCACGATCACGACTTGCCAGTTTCTCTTCAAGAGAGGTTATTTCCCGATATAAAGCATGAACTGAGTCGTCTTTTTCTGCTCTGATTGTCTCTTGAAGCTTTATATACTGATGCCTGACACGATCAATTTCTGCTCGTAAAGCCTCATTATTTATAAATAAATCCTGAATCTGTCGATCACGATTGGTGATATCAGATCGGAGAGCCTCTTCTTGTGATCGTGATGAAGACTGAAGATTTGCGAGTTCCTGATGAATTCCACTGATTTCATCACGATAATAATCCTCCCGGGCCTGCCTTTCAGATAGAAGATGATCCCGTTCATTACCCAGTTTTTTTATCTCATCATGAATATGGTTGATCTCATGTTGGTACCTTTGTTTAGATTCAGATAGTTTTTCCCGCTCAAGTAACATCTCATTGCTATGCTTTTCTCTCTCCTGCCTGAGATTAATTTCCAGTTCTTCTACCCTGATTTTTTCTTTTTCATACTGAGAAATCTTTGAATCAAGTTCAACCTGAATTAATTGATTCGATTCTGTAGTTTCCCGGAGAGTTCTCTCTAATTCATCCCTCTGGTGACTTAATTCAGTAATTTTTTCATGCAGATCCTGGAGAGTTTGAGCATGGGAAGCAACAGTTGACCGTAGTTCTTCATGTTGACTGTTGATCTGATCCTGAAGGTTTTCCTTCGTACGCGAGAAATCAGATGATATGTGTGCAAGTTTCTCCTCATACTCCTGTCTTATCAATGAAAGATTATCAGATAGGATCCTGCTTTCTTCTTCATACCGCTGACGCTTCACACTTTCATCAGAAAGGAGATTCTGTAACCTGGAGATTTCACGCTCTGTATCGGCAGTTACTTTTTTCAGAAGGATTCCAAGATCTGAATAAGCTTTTTGACTTGTTTTTAATTGCTCCTCGAATTCTTTCTCCTGAAGATCCCGTTCCTTCAGTTCACGTGCACGGATCTGTCTTTCAGTGTTGATTAATAGGTGGAGATGATCAATGGTTTCACGTGATTTCTCTTCGAGGGTTTTTTCCCGGTCAGCATACTCATGCAGG of the Methanospirillum lacunae genome contains:
- a CDS encoding type II secretion system F family protein; this encodes MRTDLIVRRWIARNPDSFIPVRKDLNSIRAGVTVEQYIRQALFIGLMTGLIAGLIGFFLSSFLFISNFGLKPELYNVLNLDINTSNPNVTIILAVQLIIAVAVFFIGGVIGYKAVLAYPSLEKMTRTTKINIGLHNAVAYMYAMRRGGAELLEILKSLSEMSAVYGEVSYEFRQVVRDADFFGYDVVSALRHLSETTPSQKMRDFLQDMLSTVESGGDLSQFLQDRVHILQEEAKFEQKEFLQFLGLVGEIYVTVFIAGPLFLITIMVVMGMMGSSAVFELSLIGYIVLPIGSLIFILMIDTISIKDENAIKYVKAKWLNQYTDVRVRQMTGEERLFATIARFDQFRYIKKWLAHPLNGFIEKPEYSFIFTIPLALLFLIWVFLHVPAGTLDDMIMAVDDMCMIALLIILIPYAVFYTIWNNKIRGIESLIPDFLDRMAGINEVGLTLTQSITIMARANLGILAYEIQHIQRDILWGANFSDALIRFELRVRTALIARTVTLITKASTMSSSIADLLRIAASDARMSEILKRDRLSEMFIYTAIVYLSFFVFIFVIGVITTQFLTVLANQSTEGLSMAGPLANVGTLSLTTIDRLLYHTCLVQGFFSGLIAGMMGESSIKAGVKHSCILIIAALLAFNFAF